A part of Limihaloglobus sulfuriphilus genomic DNA contains:
- a CDS encoding type II secretion system protein, with protein MNIKKAFTLIELLVVISIIALLMAILMPALSRVRQQAKRTICGTRQKTILTALHLYMAENNNKLPPTIQGRDKNPRTGRVGWWTIPNRVKYYYGTGRCLAGGSLVDIFGSYLESPEYLNCPVPTQDLNWQEQFYKGNDDKTILTLNSSYFFLWNWVRFESYGFRPVKGGDPLMVMDYLTMGGGDINGQPAWTSAHRMKNSSLHDFRDLEVSIPEKLRLFMKIQPRSEVPSIKVNCGYIDGHVETKDSSGFENETPEGYFFPSDVW; from the coding sequence ATGAACATAAAAAAAGCGTTTACACTAATAGAGCTTTTGGTGGTGATTTCGATTATTGCTTTGCTGATGGCCATTCTGATGCCTGCTTTATCGAGAGTTCGCCAGCAGGCAAAAAGAACAATCTGCGGTACCAGGCAAAAGACTATACTTACAGCTCTTCATCTGTATATGGCAGAAAATAACAACAAGCTGCCGCCAACAATACAGGGCCGGGATAAAAACCCAAGAACCGGCAGGGTGGGCTGGTGGACTATCCCCAACAGGGTCAAATATTACTATGGTACCGGCCGTTGTCTGGCCGGTGGTTCTCTGGTTGATATATTTGGCTCTTATCTTGAAAGCCCTGAGTATCTTAATTGCCCTGTACCGACTCAAGACCTCAACTGGCAGGAGCAGTTCTACAAAGGTAATGATGATAAGACTATACTGACACTTAACAGTTCGTATTTCTTCTTGTGGAACTGGGTTAGATTTGAGAGCTACGGATTTCGTCCTGTCAAGGGCGGCGACCCGCTTATGGTAATGGACTATCTGACTATGGGCGGAGGCGATATAAACGGGCAGCCGGCCTGGACATCAGCACACAGGATGAAGAATTCGTCACTTCATGATTTCAGAGACCTTGAAGTATCTATTCCGGAGAAACTACGGCTTTTCATGAAAATACAGCCCCGTTCTGAAGTACCTTCTATAAAGGTTAATTGCGGTTATATTGATGGGCATGTAGAAACTAAAGATTCGTCCGGGTTTGAAAATGAAACACCTGAAGGATACTTTTTCCCATCAGATGTTTGGTAA
- a CDS encoding exo-alpha-sialidase translates to MDINTKKRITIAAVFSLFCMTAAAESFFHTTVFQQGMNGYNTFRIPSLIQAPDGTVLAICEGRKNSSSDTGDIDTVLRRSFDGGVTWDPLQVIWDDGPNTCGNPTVLLDISNGRVWLFNTHNLGQDSQTEIVNGTSDGVRTIWSCYSDDNGASWSSPYCHYPEIRPFGTPPNGWDATGPGNGIQLTMGTNSGRLIVPSIERNIQSDDNGQTWYESGRLVPGSSEAACVELSNGVLMRNDRPTGAYKQYNRRIACKSYNQGGSWSPLQVRDDLTCPVCQASTITHILPSNGQRAVVFANPSATSRIKMTVQISYNDGRSFEDKRLIYPGSSAYCSLAGLSDGNIALFYENGDGWPYHRISFAKFMPQWLKEKGILNLDFEEFEKGESLPTEAGAVKDPSNYCFEATAEAAFAVVEGSEKYDGGTAVSFTGNGKGIRITDQETRSFMDFGPETSFIIRVVFKTEAHGDGGAAGAGSLLSKDVAPGVASWWLRIQDGKVRMLMSDGPRNVSLSSTRRVNDGNWHNLVVVRDVDTKRLHIILDGKPNIDILDATIGSLGNNNDLMIGCFNGGERSFIGEIDKIEITEGGISDVLTAYDGDFNQDKIVDIRDLMVIGAGWLGGSD, encoded by the coding sequence ATGGATATTAATACTAAGAAAAGAATCACAATTGCCGCCGTATTTTCACTTTTTTGCATGACTGCCGCTGCTGAATCGTTTTTTCATACGACAGTATTTCAGCAGGGAATGAACGGCTATAATACTTTTAGAATTCCATCTCTTATTCAAGCTCCTGACGGTACTGTCCTTGCGATCTGCGAGGGGCGTAAGAACAGCTCATCCGACACGGGTGATATAGATACGGTGCTGAGGCGCAGCTTTGACGGCGGAGTTACATGGGATCCGCTGCAGGTTATCTGGGATGATGGACCTAATACCTGCGGTAATCCCACGGTTCTTTTAGACATCTCAAACGGGAGGGTATGGCTTTTCAATACACATAATCTTGGGCAGGACTCGCAAACCGAGATTGTTAATGGAACAAGTGACGGAGTCAGGACGATATGGTCCTGCTACAGTGATGATAACGGAGCGAGCTGGTCAAGTCCGTATTGTCATTATCCTGAGATTAGACCTTTTGGAACCCCGCCCAACGGCTGGGACGCCACAGGGCCGGGCAATGGTATCCAGTTGACCATGGGAACCAATTCCGGGCGGCTTATTGTTCCCTCGATCGAGAGAAATATACAAAGTGACGACAACGGGCAAACCTGGTACGAAAGCGGCCGACTCGTCCCCGGCTCAAGCGAAGCTGCTTGTGTAGAGCTCAGTAACGGCGTTTTGATGCGTAATGACCGTCCCACCGGAGCATATAAACAATATAACAGGCGTATCGCCTGCAAAAGTTATAATCAGGGAGGCAGCTGGTCGCCGCTGCAGGTTCGTGATGACTTAACCTGCCCTGTATGTCAGGCAAGCACTATTACGCATATTCTGCCTTCTAACGGCCAGAGGGCAGTTGTATTTGCCAATCCCTCTGCAACTTCAAGAATAAAAATGACAGTTCAAATATCTTATAATGACGGACGTTCTTTCGAAGATAAGAGGCTTATCTATCCGGGAAGCTCTGCCTATTGTTCTCTTGCCGGCCTTTCAGACGGTAATATTGCACTGTTTTATGAAAATGGCGATGGCTGGCCGTACCACAGAATCTCATTCGCAAAATTCATGCCGCAGTGGCTCAAAGAAAAAGGTATCCTGAATTTGGATTTTGAGGAATTCGAAAAAGGCGAATCGCTGCCGACCGAAGCCGGGGCAGTTAAGGATCCCTCAAATTACTGCTTTGAAGCAACTGCAGAGGCAGCTTTTGCGGTTGTTGAAGGAAGTGAAAAATATGATGGCGGCACGGCAGTCAGTTTTACCGGTAACGGCAAGGGTATCCGAATAACAGACCAGGAGACACGGAGTTTTATGGATTTCGGCCCCGAAACGAGTTTTATAATTCGAGTTGTATTTAAAACAGAGGCTCACGGTGACGGCGGGGCAGCCGGCGCGGGTTCGTTACTATCTAAAGATGTTGCCCCTGGCGTAGCTTCATGGTGGCTCAGAATACAGGATGGCAAGGTTCGAATGCTTATGAGTGACGGCCCCCGTAATGTCTCACTGTCCAGTACCCGCAGGGTAAATGATGGAAACTGGCACAATTTAGTTGTCGTTCGCGATGTAGATACCAAAAGATTACACATTATTCTCGACGGCAAGCCGAATATAGATATATTAGACGCTACAATCGGAAGTTTGGGAAATAACAATGATCTGATGATTGGCTGTTTCAACGGCGGGGAAAGGTCTTTTATTGGAGAAATAGATAAAATAGAAATAACAGAGGGCGGTATTTCTGATGTCCTTACCGCTTATGATGGAGATTTTAACCAGGACAAAATCGTTGATATCAGAGATTTAATGGTAATTGGTGCCGGCTGGCTGGGCGGCAGTGATTGA
- a CDS encoding LamG-like jellyroll fold domain-containing protein gives MKKLSIFCLVSFALALCGSAFAGTLAFWEFNEQMPGTPTVMGQRIVDSSGNGRDLYVALGTEGETTFVEPNPHYGDGSSMGFTADANRLFFEPGYDFGDGGPVSGSQINFGVWDSFTMETLIRFPTRNDDGDLYCAPLGVIDPETGTQIWWRVRNTNNLQFLVKDDVGVQSAFNVAPGSTAPGGETVPNLYDGNWHHWAVVRDTSTSEYHMYVDYILVASITDSTGTVTLSVPWGIGGWGPGYDTRNFVGSMDFLKISDEALAPEGFIQPTPYAAEPTPANGSYDLPTASVELSWNAASGDGVTVASQTVTVASDADMSGVIASETVAGNSVSVSGLEASRTYYWQVETEGSVDGEAFSSMSDVWSFATVEAVTPLAAYWQFDGGSPGSDILPGDQLADTSGNNRDLLVILEDEPEIGGAVFGNPDAYYGSLASFEGFSDNQLTVTESKIAVPENESLTIESVVKFSVNESSLNAILATVMSEENNYWYGVGQSQYWFRTEADGTLRFWVQDVSGNSNSVRGSANIYDGQWHHVAAVRDAAAGKIRLYLDYALEAEVDDVTGDINPNGSTTVAGIEGYTSRNFEGNIDFVKVSRTALGPAEFEQPVAVPSNPDPVDMAIDVPTSYTYSWTPIPEASISSETLIISEDPYMRDPVAQIEASGSSALVADLKFNTTYYWQVETAGSDSGGSFTRLGPVWTLTTPSCTVDVYHGDLSKDCVVNFNDLAILAGNWLMSGL, from the coding sequence ATGAAAAAACTTAGTATTTTTTGTTTAGTATCTTTTGCATTAGCATTATGCGGCAGTGCTTTTGCAGGTACTCTGGCTTTTTGGGAGTTCAATGAACAGATGCCGGGAACCCCAACGGTAATGGGCCAGAGGATCGTAGATTCCAGCGGAAACGGCAGGGACCTTTATGTGGCACTTGGCACAGAAGGGGAGACAACCTTTGTCGAGCCTAATCCCCATTATGGTGATGGGTCATCTATGGGCTTTACCGCCGACGCTAACAGGCTGTTTTTCGAGCCCGGTTATGATTTTGGTGACGGCGGCCCTGTGTCAGGTTCCCAGATTAATTTTGGAGTCTGGGACAGCTTCACAATGGAGACTCTGATACGTTTCCCAACAAGAAATGACGACGGAGATCTCTATTGTGCCCCGTTAGGCGTTATTGATCCAGAGACAGGAACACAGATCTGGTGGCGCGTAAGAAATACCAATAACCTCCAGTTTCTGGTTAAGGATGATGTAGGTGTCCAGAGCGCTTTTAATGTTGCACCGGGTTCTACGGCCCCCGGCGGTGAAACTGTACCAAACCTTTATGACGGCAACTGGCACCACTGGGCAGTGGTAAGGGATACATCTACAAGTGAGTATCACATGTATGTAGATTATATCCTTGTTGCTTCCATAACAGATTCAACCGGGACGGTTACCTTGTCAGTTCCATGGGGCATTGGCGGATGGGGCCCTGGTTATGATACTCGTAATTTCGTTGGAAGTATGGATTTTCTCAAGATAAGTGATGAGGCTTTGGCCCCGGAGGGATTCATTCAGCCGACTCCATACGCTGCTGAACCAACACCGGCAAACGGTTCGTACGATTTACCAACAGCTTCAGTTGAGCTGAGCTGGAATGCGGCTTCAGGTGATGGTGTTACAGTTGCTTCTCAAACCGTGACTGTTGCGTCTGATGCTGACATGTCAGGAGTTATTGCAAGTGAAACTGTAGCAGGAAACAGCGTTTCTGTTTCCGGCCTCGAAGCATCACGCACATACTACTGGCAGGTTGAAACCGAAGGCAGTGTTGACGGCGAAGCCTTTTCAAGTATGAGCGATGTATGGTCTTTCGCAACTGTTGAAGCGGTAACACCGTTAGCCGCGTACTGGCAATTTGATGGTGGTTCTCCAGGCAGTGATATTCTTCCAGGAGATCAGCTCGCCGATACCAGCGGTAACAACCGTGATCTGCTTGTCATCCTCGAAGATGAGCCTGAAATAGGTGGTGCAGTATTTGGTAATCCTGATGCTTATTACGGTTCTTTGGCTTCTTTTGAAGGTTTCAGTGATAACCAGTTGACTGTAACGGAGAGTAAAATTGCAGTTCCTGAGAACGAAAGTCTTACTATTGAGTCAGTTGTAAAGTTCAGTGTGAACGAGAGCAGCCTCAACGCTATTCTTGCTACAGTCATGAGTGAGGAAAACAACTACTGGTACGGTGTGGGTCAGTCTCAGTACTGGTTCAGGACTGAAGCAGACGGAACTCTTCGGTTCTGGGTTCAGGATGTCAGCGGCAACAGCAACTCTGTAAGAGGTTCAGCAAATATCTATGACGGACAATGGCATCATGTTGCTGCGGTCAGAGATGCGGCGGCCGGGAAAATAAGGCTTTATCTTGATTACGCTTTAGAGGCCGAAGTAGATGACGTTACCGGCGATATTAACCCCAACGGATCAACAACAGTTGCCGGTATAGAAGGCTACACCAGCCGAAACTTCGAGGGAAATATAGATTTTGTTAAGGTTAGCCGTACGGCTCTTGGACCTGCTGAGTTTGAGCAGCCCGTGGCAGTTCCTTCGAATCCTGATCCTGTGGATATGGCCATCGATGTGCCAACCAGTTATACTTACAGCTGGACACCAATACCCGAAGCTTCGATCAGTTCTGAAACTCTGATAATTTCAGAAGATCCTTACATGCGGGATCCTGTTGCTCAGATAGAGGCATCAGGCAGTTCGGCTCTTGTAGCAGACTTGAAGTTCAACACAACCTACTACTGGCAGGTAGAGACCGCAGGTTCAGACTCAGGCGGTTCATTTACACGCCTTGGGCCTGTATGGACACTGACTACTCCAAGCTGTACAGTTGATGTATATCATGGTGACCTGAGCAAAGACTGTGTCGTTAATTTCAATGATCTGGCTATTCTGGCAGGTAACTGGCTTATGTCAGGTCTTTAA
- a CDS encoding LamG-like jellyroll fold domain-containing protein, protein MRKNEKETVKKMLLLVCVFWALSGSMLEADLIAYWAMDETAGATEAVDSIGIANAIAAASGDNPVAGAAGMFGNAWSFSGSDDNRLHIDPPNQAAFTTLGYSGFSYSGWVNSTDGATDTIFSISDAAAGSEEAALRIVSNQLNFLGRHNTNDNVDITSQQTLNLGQWYHVAVASDLSGTVLYLDGNEVASSPYGVDIATFTTNDNNVSVNFGANNDNGTGLQWEYAGLIDEFRVYDHKLSVSEVESLAVPEPTTMSLIGIGAILLIRKKK, encoded by the coding sequence ATGAGAAAGAATGAAAAAGAAACAGTTAAGAAAATGTTATTGCTCGTTTGTGTTTTCTGGGCTCTTTCAGGCAGTATGCTGGAAGCTGATCTTATAGCCTATTGGGCTATGGATGAAACGGCCGGGGCAACAGAAGCGGTGGATTCTATTGGTATTGCAAATGCAATCGCTGCCGCTTCAGGCGATAATCCGGTTGCCGGTGCAGCCGGTATGTTTGGCAACGCGTGGTCGTTTAGCGGTTCTGATGATAACCGTCTGCATATCGACCCGCCAAACCAGGCTGCCTTTACAACACTTGGTTATTCGGGATTCTCTTACAGCGGCTGGGTTAACAGCACTGATGGCGCAACCGATACCATCTTCAGTATTTCTGATGCTGCAGCAGGCAGTGAAGAAGCTGCACTTCGTATCGTCAGTAATCAACTCAATTTTCTTGGACGGCACAACACTAACGATAATGTTGATATAACCAGCCAGCAAACACTGAATCTCGGCCAGTGGTACCATGTAGCTGTTGCAAGTGATCTGAGCGGTACAGTTCTCTATCTGGACGGCAATGAAGTTGCTTCCTCTCCGTACGGCGTTGATATTGCAACATTTACAACCAATGACAACAATGTCTCGGTCAACTTCGGGGCAAATAATGATAATGGAACCGGACTTCAATGGGAATACGCCGGTTTAATCGATGAGTTCAGGGTTTATGACCACAAACTTAGTGTAAGTGAAGTTGAATCTCTTGCTGTACCTGAACCGACTACTATGTCTTTGATTGGTATTGGTGCAATTCTCTTGATCAGAAAAAAGAAATAG